One window from the genome of Rhodopirellula halodulae encodes:
- a CDS encoding TlpA disulfide reductase family protein, whose amino-acid sequence MSKHNRFPASWSVRGFVLGGGSLFLSTLLAGPATAAAPSAAAALGLKPVQDDVEYEQVESGDVEKCEVQDIERDDWSGWEVLAEDGTLLRRFADTNGDKKVDLWCYFQYGVEVYRDVDANFNGKADQYRWMGTGGTRWGIDENEDGQIDRWKMISAEETTRELVHALSTADGNRFVSLLASPKELQSAGLDGERLEGLIKKASRAASNFKKFAANQRAIGRNAEWIQFAAATPGIVPADEAGVKKDVMAYENAVAMYESDGKSGQMLVGTVIRIDDAWKLIDLPVLADSGEPIAQSNGVFFTPGGLSSSLSTGSSAGNSQTQELVSALESVDSKMVSESNPKALAQLNEQRADIVEDLISAAETDAERETWTRQLVDTVSVATQSGTYPGGLKRLKALAASFRDSKSGQTDAMRAYTEYQLIGTEYIARQTEDADFAENQVWWLEQLTEFADRYPRAPETAAAKLQLALSKEFEDKETEALKFYREVATDFRGTEAAERAAGAVRRLESEGKEVDLEGRTVQGKAFRLSALRGRPVVLHYWATWCEPCKNDMKLLRGLQARYQRAGLQIVGVNIDNQRNEAEGFLKTNALPWIHLYEDGGLEGSPLAKQFGVQTLPTTMLIDSKGRLVDHNIGAAELDDAIEKLLK is encoded by the coding sequence ATGAGTAAACACAACCGTTTTCCCGCGTCCTGGTCGGTTCGAGGCTTCGTCCTCGGAGGCGGTTCGCTCTTCCTTTCCACGTTGTTGGCTGGCCCAGCAACCGCGGCGGCTCCCTCGGCAGCTGCCGCTTTGGGTCTGAAACCAGTTCAAGATGACGTGGAATATGAACAGGTCGAATCCGGCGATGTCGAAAAGTGCGAGGTCCAGGACATCGAACGCGATGACTGGTCTGGATGGGAAGTGCTGGCCGAAGACGGCACACTTCTGCGTCGTTTCGCTGACACCAACGGCGACAAAAAGGTCGATTTGTGGTGTTACTTCCAGTACGGCGTGGAGGTCTACCGCGACGTCGATGCGAATTTCAACGGAAAAGCCGACCAGTATCGCTGGATGGGCACAGGCGGAACTCGTTGGGGAATCGATGAAAACGAAGACGGCCAAATCGACCGTTGGAAGATGATCTCGGCGGAGGAAACCACGCGTGAATTGGTTCACGCCCTGTCGACCGCCGATGGCAATCGCTTCGTTTCGCTGCTGGCATCTCCCAAAGAATTGCAGTCCGCCGGTTTGGACGGCGAACGGCTGGAGGGATTGATCAAGAAGGCATCTCGCGCCGCATCCAACTTTAAAAAGTTCGCTGCGAACCAACGTGCGATCGGCCGGAACGCGGAGTGGATTCAGTTTGCCGCCGCCACCCCGGGAATCGTTCCCGCCGATGAAGCGGGTGTCAAAAAGGACGTGATGGCCTATGAAAACGCCGTTGCCATGTATGAATCCGACGGAAAATCCGGCCAGATGCTGGTCGGCACCGTCATCCGAATTGACGATGCATGGAAGTTGATCGACCTGCCAGTCTTGGCGGATTCCGGTGAGCCCATCGCTCAATCCAATGGCGTTTTCTTCACGCCCGGCGGTCTTTCCAGCTCCCTGTCCACAGGCTCGTCGGCCGGCAATTCGCAAACGCAAGAGCTGGTCAGCGCTTTGGAATCCGTGGATTCCAAGATGGTCAGCGAATCGAATCCAAAGGCTCTCGCACAACTGAACGAGCAACGCGCCGACATCGTGGAAGACCTGATTTCCGCGGCGGAAACGGATGCGGAACGAGAAACCTGGACACGCCAATTGGTCGACACGGTCAGCGTCGCGACACAAAGCGGAACCTATCCGGGCGGACTGAAACGCTTGAAAGCCCTCGCCGCATCATTCCGTGATTCAAAAAGCGGACAGACGGATGCCATGCGTGCCTACACGGAGTACCAATTGATCGGGACGGAATACATCGCCCGACAAACCGAAGATGCAGACTTTGCTGAAAACCAAGTTTGGTGGCTGGAACAGCTGACCGAATTCGCGGATCGCTACCCGCGTGCTCCCGAAACCGCCGCTGCCAAATTGCAGTTGGCACTGAGCAAAGAGTTTGAAGACAAGGAGACCGAAGCCCTCAAATTCTACCGTGAAGTGGCCACCGACTTCCGTGGTACCGAAGCCGCAGAAAGGGCCGCCGGCGCCGTTCGGCGTTTGGAATCCGAAGGCAAAGAAGTCGACCTCGAAGGTCGAACCGTCCAAGGAAAAGCCTTCCGTCTGAGTGCTCTTCGCGGCCGCCCCGTGGTTCTTCATTACTGGGCGACTTGGTGCGAACCATGCAAGAACGACATGAAATTGCTTCGCGGATTGCAAGCTCGCTACCAGCGAGCCGGCCTACAAATCGTTGGCGTCAACATCGACAACCAACGCAATGAAGCAGAAGGATTCTTGAAAACCAACGCACTTCCGTGGATCCATCTCTACGAAGACGGTGGCTTGGAAGGCAGCCCTCTGGCCAAGCAATTCGGCGTCCAAACGCTACCAACCACCATGCTGATTGACTCCAAAGGTCGCTTGGTCGACCACAACATTGGCGCGGCAGAACTCGATGACGCGATCGAAAAACTGCTGAAGTAA
- a CDS encoding NAD(P)/FAD-dependent oxidoreductase: protein MSEPEPFSGAASPTDTSIETLIIGGGLAGLTCARVLADAGREFQILEATDRVGGRVRSDVVDGFTLDHGFQVLLTAYPACQRWLDYDALRLRPFEPGALLRQRGVFRVLGDPWRRPMQLLGTALNPVGSISDKLRIAKLRRQSMRGSLEDLYQRSATTSAERLKEDGFSERMVDQFFRPFLGGVFLDESLSVSSRMLEFVFRMFASGDIAVPSDGMAAIPRQLADQLPRGAIRFQTTVQSIATLSAGEREHFENQISSDGNDEGAGRHLRHRVVLSDGTAIHCRHLVVAVPADAAAKLLGLSTLSRDWFGTTNLYYAMDRAPDNRSLLMLRGDESGPVQSAVVISNVAPTYAPPGKSLLSVSVDSGEDPADGLDDEALDVRVRTQLQRWFGDDAMRWRLLRVFRVPYSLPQMSLDPILKSPALEDWQDGGGQASTGQSRLGQGGPGQGRAGVWLAGDHCQSPSIQGAMDSGQRAAEQLLLD from the coding sequence ATGAGTGAACCGGAACCGTTCAGCGGTGCGGCGTCTCCCACGGACACATCGATTGAAACCCTGATCATCGGCGGCGGTCTGGCTGGCCTGACCTGCGCCCGCGTGTTGGCCGATGCTGGTCGCGAATTTCAGATTCTAGAAGCGACCGACCGTGTGGGAGGCCGGGTGCGCAGCGATGTGGTGGACGGGTTCACGCTGGATCATGGTTTTCAAGTCTTGCTGACCGCATATCCAGCTTGTCAGAGGTGGTTGGACTACGACGCGTTGCGATTGCGTCCGTTTGAGCCCGGCGCTTTGCTAAGACAACGTGGTGTGTTTCGTGTTTTGGGAGATCCCTGGCGGCGACCCATGCAATTGCTGGGGACCGCTCTGAATCCGGTGGGTTCGATCTCGGACAAGCTTCGGATTGCCAAGTTGCGACGGCAAAGTATGCGAGGCAGTTTGGAAGATTTGTACCAGCGTTCCGCAACAACTTCCGCTGAGCGACTGAAGGAAGATGGTTTTAGCGAACGCATGGTCGACCAATTCTTTCGGCCATTCTTGGGGGGCGTGTTCCTCGATGAGTCGTTGTCTGTCTCGAGCCGGATGTTGGAATTTGTTTTCCGAATGTTCGCTAGTGGCGACATTGCGGTGCCGTCTGATGGGATGGCCGCGATTCCGCGTCAACTGGCGGATCAATTGCCTCGCGGGGCGATTCGGTTCCAGACAACGGTTCAATCGATCGCCACGTTGTCGGCCGGGGAACGCGAACATTTTGAGAATCAGATTTCGAGCGATGGCAACGACGAAGGGGCGGGGCGGCATCTTCGGCATCGAGTGGTGCTGTCTGATGGCACCGCGATTCATTGTCGGCACTTGGTGGTGGCGGTGCCGGCCGACGCCGCCGCAAAACTGCTTGGTCTTTCCACCCTGTCGAGAGATTGGTTTGGGACGACCAATTTGTACTATGCGATGGACCGAGCACCTGACAATCGTTCGTTGTTGATGCTGCGTGGTGATGAATCGGGACCGGTGCAGAGTGCGGTGGTGATCAGCAACGTCGCACCGACTTACGCGCCGCCTGGCAAGTCCTTGTTGTCCGTCAGCGTGGACTCCGGCGAGGATCCGGCGGATGGGTTGGACGATGAGGCATTGGACGTTCGAGTTCGCACGCAATTGCAACGATGGTTCGGTGACGATGCCATGCGTTGGCGATTGCTTCGCGTTTTTCGTGTTCCCTACTCGTTGCCGCAGATGAGCCTCGATCCGATTTTGAAATCCCCCGCTTTGGAAGACTGGCAAGACGGCGGAGGGCAGGCCAGCACAGGGCAGAGCAGGCTAGGGCAGGGCGGGCCAGGGCAGGGCAGAGCAGGGGTTTGGTTGGCGGGGGACCACTGCCAAAGCCCAAGTATCCAAGGTGCGATGGACAGCGGGCAACGTGCGGCCGAGCAATTGCTATTGGATTGA
- a CDS encoding GntR family transcriptional regulator, giving the protein MNQHKGSVVQIHLSDDGVPLYQQVVQQIQHRILSGQLAGGAEMPAIRTLAERLRVNPNTIARAYRELEQAGLVEKRRTRGTFVTSSPTAMSSQKKREAIEPAIDQLIVLARGLGVDGKELSQWVLRRDEHMQRQRGEQS; this is encoded by the coding sequence ATGAATCAACACAAGGGGTCAGTTGTGCAGATTCATTTATCCGACGACGGCGTTCCGCTGTACCAACAAGTCGTGCAGCAGATTCAGCATCGCATCTTGTCCGGCCAGCTCGCCGGCGGTGCTGAGATGCCCGCCATTCGAACGTTGGCGGAGCGGTTGAGGGTCAATCCCAACACCATCGCGCGAGCCTATCGCGAATTGGAGCAAGCGGGATTGGTGGAAAAACGGCGAACACGGGGCACGTTTGTGACTTCGTCGCCCACCGCCATGTCATCGCAAAAGAAACGCGAGGCGATCGAGCCCGCGATTGATCAATTGATCGTCCTGGCCCGGGGGTTGGGCGTGGATGGCAAAGAATTGTCGCAGTGGGTGCTTCGCCGCGACGAACACATGCAACGCCAACGGGGAGAGCAGTCATGA
- a CDS encoding dipeptide epimerase — protein MNLQCYPIQLPLRDPFTISRGTITHQESLLVQIEHDGIVGLGEVTANDYYGHTLEAMSDQLRSLSQDDLAVCFNHTPEEAWSIMAERLGDDRFTLSAIDMACHDWHARRIKKPVWNRWNLTWNDSLKSSFTIGIDTIEVMKRKLAADSGWPVYKIKLGTEHDLDLVRELRSCTDAIFRVDANCAWTAEQTIQYSHELRDLNVEFIEQPLPRSATDADKQRVFEQSVLPIIADEDCQTESDLETCFEFFHGINVKLCKCGGLTPAKSMLEQARAKGKHTMIGCMVESPVGISGAAQLNPLLDFADLDGANLISDSPASGLKVRCGHLIPNSQSGTGASLDRRAVSLFAINQPMHSNDQR, from the coding sequence ATGAACCTGCAGTGCTACCCAATTCAGCTTCCCCTCCGCGATCCATTCACCATTTCGCGAGGCACGATCACTCACCAAGAAAGCCTGCTGGTCCAGATTGAACACGACGGCATCGTGGGCCTGGGTGAGGTCACCGCCAACGACTACTACGGCCATACGCTCGAAGCGATGAGCGATCAACTGCGTTCGCTTTCTCAAGACGACTTGGCGGTCTGTTTCAATCACACTCCCGAAGAAGCTTGGTCGATCATGGCCGAACGATTGGGCGACGATCGCTTCACGCTCTCGGCGATCGACATGGCCTGCCACGATTGGCACGCGCGTCGAATCAAAAAACCGGTTTGGAACCGGTGGAATCTGACTTGGAACGACAGCTTGAAATCCAGCTTCACAATCGGCATCGATACCATCGAAGTGATGAAACGAAAGCTTGCGGCGGACTCGGGTTGGCCGGTCTACAAAATCAAGCTGGGCACCGAGCACGACCTGGACCTCGTTCGCGAATTGCGAAGCTGCACCGACGCGATCTTTCGGGTGGATGCAAACTGTGCCTGGACCGCCGAACAAACGATCCAGTATTCCCATGAACTCCGCGATCTGAACGTGGAATTCATCGAACAACCGCTGCCGCGATCCGCGACCGACGCTGACAAGCAACGTGTGTTTGAACAATCCGTTTTGCCGATCATCGCTGATGAAGACTGCCAAACGGAATCGGATCTGGAGACTTGCTTCGAGTTCTTCCACGGGATCAATGTCAAACTCTGCAAGTGCGGTGGTTTGACGCCTGCTAAAAGCATGCTGGAGCAAGCCCGAGCCAAGGGGAAACACACGATGATCGGCTGCATGGTCGAATCGCCCGTTGGAATCAGCGGTGCTGCACAGTTGAATCCACTGCTCGATTTCGCGGATTTGGATGGAGCCAACCTGATCTCTGACAGCCCCGCATCAGGCTTGAAGGTTCGGTGCGGGCATTTGATCCCCAATTCGCAGTCCGGAACCGGAGCGAGCTTGGATCGACGGGCCGTTTCACTCTTCGCAATCAATCAGCCGATGCACTCGAATGATCAACGGTGA
- a CDS encoding MBL fold metallo-hydrolase RNA specificity domain-containing protein translates to MKLVHHGAHEGVTGSCHQLWIDDSKSLLVDCGTFQGEEARKKPNPEIEFSLHGIEALLLTHVHIDHAGRIPYLLAAGFERPILCSVPTAKLLPLVMEDALKIGFTRSKRLIKKFLQQIRRQLVPLAYNQWHDCPGGVKVRLLPAGHVLGSTMFEVELKDGRRAVFSGDVGAGTNPLLNPPPSPERADLLVLESTYGDKLHPPKLDRQAELERVIRRTLDDLGVTIVPAFSLGRTQALLYELNAIFERIQETEHRTLMKRVDVIVDSPLASRFTALYKEMKEHWGEEAQFTLQTDDQPLVFENLTTVGNHSEHRETVRYLAEHKLPAVVIAGSGMCTGGRVVNYLKEFIGQEETDIVFAGYQAGGTPGNYISRGSDWVRLDGRRYDVRAKSHQLSGYSAHGDQEDLIALVDGMEEAPKEIRLVHGDYAAKRALSQKLTEKGYHLT, encoded by the coding sequence ATGAAATTGGTCCACCACGGTGCGCACGAAGGTGTCACCGGTTCTTGTCACCAGCTTTGGATTGACGATTCAAAGAGTTTGCTGGTGGATTGTGGGACGTTCCAAGGTGAAGAGGCGAGGAAGAAGCCCAACCCAGAGATTGAGTTTTCGCTGCACGGAATCGAGGCGTTGTTGCTGACGCACGTGCACATCGATCACGCCGGCCGGATTCCGTATTTGTTGGCTGCCGGGTTTGAACGTCCCATCCTGTGCAGCGTTCCGACGGCCAAGCTGTTGCCTCTGGTGATGGAAGACGCGTTGAAGATTGGGTTCACGCGTTCCAAACGTCTTATCAAGAAGTTTCTGCAGCAAATCCGCCGGCAGTTGGTGCCGCTCGCTTACAACCAGTGGCATGATTGTCCCGGTGGCGTGAAGGTGCGATTGCTGCCCGCCGGGCATGTGTTGGGTTCCACCATGTTTGAAGTGGAACTCAAAGACGGTCGCCGCGCGGTGTTTAGCGGTGATGTGGGGGCGGGAACCAATCCGCTGTTGAATCCTCCGCCCAGTCCCGAACGTGCGGACTTGCTGGTGTTGGAAAGCACCTATGGTGACAAGTTGCACCCACCAAAATTGGATCGGCAAGCCGAATTGGAACGGGTGATTCGGCGAACGCTGGATGATTTGGGTGTCACCATTGTTCCCGCGTTTTCGCTGGGGCGGACGCAAGCACTGCTGTATGAGCTGAATGCCATTTTTGAACGCATTCAAGAAACCGAGCATCGAACTTTGATGAAGCGGGTGGATGTCATCGTTGATTCGCCTTTGGCTTCGCGATTCACGGCGCTCTACAAAGAGATGAAAGAACACTGGGGAGAAGAAGCCCAGTTCACATTGCAGACGGACGATCAACCGTTGGTGTTTGAAAATTTGACCACAGTCGGCAATCATTCAGAACATCGCGAAACGGTGCGTTATCTGGCAGAGCACAAGTTGCCCGCGGTCGTGATCGCTGGAAGCGGCATGTGCACGGGAGGCCGCGTTGTGAACTACCTGAAGGAGTTCATCGGGCAAGAGGAAACCGACATTGTCTTCGCCGGATACCAAGCGGGTGGCACGCCCGGCAACTACATTTCACGTGGGAGTGATTGGGTTCGATTGGATGGTCGACGCTATGACGTTCGGGCCAAGTCGCATCAATTGTCGGGGTATTCTGCCCATGGCGACCAAGAGGATTTGATCGCGTTGGTGGATGGAATGGAGGAAGCTCCCAAGGAAATCCGATTGGTGCATGGCGATTATGCAGCCAAGCGTGCTTTGTCACAAAAACTGACTGAAAAGGGTTATCACCTCACATGA
- a CDS encoding RAD55 family ATPase, translating to MSHRLTTGIPPLDEMLGGGLLPGTLTVVLGATGIGKTQLGIQFAQQGLQQEGQRGIIFDLTARGDSQNHVEYAKRLGEWSVQESTDDDTLDLKSIWDAGATRRDSMHLFKDAGRRVTSADMDSDDWRRWSSERARKLDRAIGFFYGNFAHGVRRVVIDGVEPVDRAAESIQFELIEYIQNQVLRKEHDWLARDLFRVHFRENAEQIASHAYDHHDIGGLLLATSHEVMLDDLIARPIQSGDVLSNANTIILMGKTRDGNKMGRALCIAKHRGSACDESIVPYTISEAGLVLQPES from the coding sequence ATGAGCCATCGATTGACAACGGGCATCCCGCCGCTGGATGAAATGCTGGGCGGAGGTCTCCTGCCTGGGACACTCACCGTGGTCCTGGGAGCCACTGGGATTGGAAAGACACAACTGGGAATTCAGTTTGCTCAGCAAGGACTGCAGCAGGAGGGGCAACGCGGAATCATCTTTGACCTGACCGCTCGCGGTGATTCACAGAACCACGTGGAGTATGCCAAACGTTTGGGCGAATGGTCCGTCCAGGAGTCGACCGATGACGATACGTTGGATCTGAAAAGCATTTGGGATGCGGGGGCGACGCGGCGTGACAGCATGCATCTTTTCAAGGATGCGGGGCGGCGTGTGACCTCCGCCGACATGGATTCGGATGATTGGCGGCGTTGGTCCTCCGAGCGTGCCAGGAAGCTTGATCGAGCCATCGGGTTCTTCTACGGGAACTTCGCGCACGGCGTCCGCAGGGTTGTGATCGATGGGGTCGAACCGGTTGATCGCGCGGCTGAATCCATCCAATTTGAGTTGATCGAATACATCCAGAACCAGGTTCTGCGCAAAGAACATGATTGGTTGGCACGCGACCTCTTTCGGGTTCACTTCCGAGAGAACGCGGAGCAAATTGCCTCGCACGCTTACGATCATCACGACATCGGTGGGTTGTTATTGGCCACTTCGCACGAGGTCATGTTGGATGATTTGATTGCGCGTCCGATCCAGAGTGGCGATGTTCTTTCCAACGCGAATACCATCATTTTGATGGGGAAAACACGTGATGGGAACAAAATGGGGCGGGCCCTTTGCATTGCAAAACATCGCGGAAGTGCGTGCGATGAATCGATTGTTCCGTACACCATTTCGGAAGCTGGTTTGGTGCTGCAGCCCGAATCTTGA
- a CDS encoding ABC transporter ATP-binding protein, with protein sequence MSETRNDTTSQAVVVKGLTQRFGETLALDDVSLSIPQGSVFGLLGLNGAGKTTLLRHLLGLHQSRIGEVSVLGCSPIKDREQVMRRIGYLSEEDSLPTWMRVRDLTSFCQSIYPRWDEAYAKELCDWFELSPDTKLRSLSKGGRARAGLIAAIAHRPDLLILDEPGSGLDPIARDDILQAIIRTVSVEGRTVIFSSHLLEEVSRVCDDVAIVHRGRLIESLPIREIDQRYEEWILRRTDSSGEQAACPVSDAFGWHQEDREWSMVLPKSSHAQSIRLPDPWQRIETRHVTLKRLFEARVRTQRSSGPDALGSGQEGPESASELSESLS encoded by the coding sequence ATGAGTGAGACGCGAAACGATACGACGTCGCAGGCGGTGGTGGTGAAAGGGCTGACGCAGCGCTTTGGCGAGACGTTGGCCTTGGACGACGTTTCCTTGTCGATTCCACAAGGATCCGTGTTTGGATTGTTGGGGCTCAACGGTGCCGGAAAGACAACCTTGCTGCGTCACTTGTTGGGTTTGCATCAGTCGCGAATTGGCGAGGTGAGCGTCTTGGGATGCAGCCCCATCAAGGACCGCGAGCAGGTGATGCGGCGGATCGGATACTTGTCGGAAGAAGACAGCTTGCCAACGTGGATGCGAGTTCGTGATTTGACTTCGTTTTGCCAGTCGATCTACCCACGATGGGACGAGGCTTACGCGAAAGAGTTGTGCGATTGGTTTGAGCTCTCACCGGATACCAAGTTGCGTTCACTGTCCAAGGGAGGACGAGCTCGCGCCGGTTTGATCGCCGCGATTGCCCATCGTCCCGATTTGTTGATCTTGGACGAACCCGGCAGTGGCTTGGATCCGATCGCTCGCGACGACATTTTGCAAGCGATCATTCGCACCGTCAGCGTGGAGGGACGCACGGTGATCTTCAGCAGTCATTTGCTGGAGGAAGTCAGCCGGGTATGCGACGACGTGGCGATCGTTCATCGCGGACGTTTGATCGAATCGTTGCCGATCCGTGAGATCGATCAGCGATACGAAGAATGGATTCTGCGACGCACGGACTCGTCTGGCGAACAGGCTGCCTGCCCGGTTTCGGACGCGTTTGGATGGCATCAAGAAGATCGCGAATGGTCGATGGTGTTGCCCAAATCAAGTCATGCCCAATCGATTCGCTTGCCAGATCCATGGCAACGCATCGAGACACGGCACGTGACGTTGAAACGATTGTTCGAGGCTCGCGTGCGAACGCAACGGTCGTCTGGTCCTGACGCATTGGGATCCGGACAAGAGGGGCCTGAATCAGCCAGTGAATTATCGGAGTCGTTGTCATGA
- a CDS encoding DUF1611 domain-containing protein — protein MLTEHRRIALLTDGASNAFLAKTAISLLRYRTSDIAVVVDREHAGKTSADLFGVGQVPVVESWSPSLDCDAIYIGIAPPGGKLPAAWKPQIEAALSQGIDVVSGLHDFLTDHAPWVQLAKQTGANLIDVRKNNWKETATGQPFREQCLRIHAVGQDCSIGKMVTTVEMDRGLRALGHDSKFLATGQTGIMISGQGVPADCVVSDFVNGAIEHLVRENDSADFLLIEGQGSISHPAYSAVTLGLLHGCVPQGLVYCYEALRKEVKGFDGCPIPPAEEQMQAIKQIAQLRGPTQFIGVSVNTRRQSAAEAALEIQRAEDRFGLPACDVYRDGADKLIHAAVQLRQELFSEQPANMQQLLSQPSLQEAER, from the coding sequence ATGCTGACTGAACATCGCCGCATCGCTCTCCTCACTGACGGTGCCTCCAACGCGTTCCTAGCAAAGACTGCGATCAGCCTGCTTCGCTACCGGACCTCCGACATCGCGGTGGTCGTCGATCGGGAACACGCCGGCAAAACGTCGGCGGACCTGTTCGGTGTGGGCCAAGTCCCGGTGGTGGAATCTTGGAGCCCGTCGTTGGATTGCGACGCGATCTACATCGGCATCGCTCCTCCCGGTGGCAAACTCCCCGCGGCCTGGAAACCTCAAATCGAGGCGGCATTGTCACAAGGGATTGATGTGGTTTCGGGCCTGCATGACTTTTTGACGGACCACGCCCCCTGGGTCCAACTGGCAAAACAAACGGGAGCGAACCTGATCGATGTCCGCAAAAACAACTGGAAGGAAACCGCCACCGGGCAACCGTTCCGCGAGCAATGCCTTCGAATCCACGCCGTCGGCCAGGACTGCAGCATCGGCAAAATGGTCACGACCGTGGAGATGGACCGCGGGCTGCGTGCTCTGGGCCACGATTCAAAGTTCTTGGCGACCGGACAAACCGGGATCATGATCTCCGGCCAAGGCGTTCCCGCCGACTGCGTCGTTTCGGACTTCGTCAACGGAGCCATCGAACACCTTGTTCGCGAAAATGATTCGGCGGACTTCTTGCTGATTGAGGGACAAGGCAGCATCTCTCATCCGGCTTACTCCGCGGTGACGCTGGGGCTCCTTCACGGATGCGTGCCTCAGGGTTTGGTCTATTGCTACGAAGCTCTTCGCAAAGAAGTCAAAGGCTTTGACGGATGCCCGATCCCACCCGCCGAAGAACAAATGCAAGCGATCAAACAGATCGCTCAATTGCGAGGCCCCACCCAATTCATCGGGGTCTCCGTCAACACGCGTCGCCAGTCCGCGGCGGAAGCCGCCCTTGAGATCCAACGCGCCGAAGACCGATTCGGGCTGCCGGCCTGCGACGTCTATCGCGATGGAGCCGACAAACTGATCCACGCCGCGGTTCAGCTTCGCCAGGAACTGTTCTCTGAACAGCCCGCCAACATGCAACAACTGTTGTCACAGCCATCGCTGCAAGAGGCTGAGAGATGA
- a CDS encoding AraC family transcriptional regulator: MPLEECHHVDSLNDPAMNTGDTKPRRRTRTVPDRNVAVLVETDDLWGRSVVKRITELGSQHRWRFLLAPRDNQHRLRLPRRWNGQGVIASIRDRSLATHLKASGLPVVDVSAMLPLEKWFTRVSTDDRIRAQMAADHLSDRGYRSFAVYAPPIGRYAPQRALEFERLVRKRNWPCERFLSSRGRTGWGEELVGIERWLKSLPDQTAVFAADPHPARQLAEVCQYAGIEVPDRLAILSGDDDDLLCQLAEPNLSAVQLDCGEIGRQAVTRLNQMMRTGRIPKRERRVSPVQVMVRQSTNRFSVSDGMVSEALQIMSRVGQQPLTVDEVAKQLLVSRRTLELRFRSATGRSPAEAMRAFRLEQAKHWVLQSGFSLTEIAMRLGFPSSAGFSQQFRSQFGDTPSAFRKRFRRE, translated from the coding sequence ATGCCTCTTGAAGAATGTCACCACGTCGACTCATTGAATGATCCAGCGATGAATACGGGCGATACAAAACCACGACGCCGTACGCGGACCGTCCCCGACCGCAACGTTGCGGTCTTGGTGGAGACGGATGACTTGTGGGGCAGATCGGTGGTCAAGCGAATCACCGAGTTGGGGAGCCAGCATCGTTGGCGGTTTTTGCTGGCTCCTCGCGACAACCAACATCGACTTCGGTTGCCTCGGCGTTGGAATGGCCAGGGCGTCATCGCGTCGATTCGTGACAGGTCATTGGCGACTCACTTGAAAGCGTCCGGTCTGCCGGTCGTCGACGTTTCAGCGATGTTGCCTTTGGAAAAATGGTTCACGCGAGTTTCAACCGATGACAGGATCCGCGCGCAAATGGCGGCGGATCACTTGTCCGATCGAGGTTACCGAAGTTTCGCGGTCTATGCGCCGCCGATTGGCCGATACGCTCCGCAACGAGCCTTGGAATTTGAACGGTTGGTACGGAAGCGAAATTGGCCGTGCGAGCGTTTTCTTTCTTCGCGGGGACGCACCGGATGGGGCGAAGAATTGGTCGGGATCGAACGTTGGTTGAAGTCGTTGCCCGATCAAACCGCAGTGTTTGCTGCGGATCCGCACCCCGCTCGTCAGTTGGCGGAAGTCTGTCAGTACGCCGGCATCGAAGTTCCGGATCGATTGGCCATCCTTTCGGGTGACGATGACGATTTGTTGTGTCAATTGGCGGAACCCAATCTGTCGGCGGTGCAGTTGGACTGCGGCGAGATCGGAAGGCAGGCGGTGACGCGATTGAACCAAATGATGCGGACCGGACGAATTCCCAAACGAGAGCGGCGGGTTTCTCCGGTGCAGGTGATGGTTCGTCAGTCGACCAATCGGTTTTCTGTATCCGACGGCATGGTCTCGGAAGCATTGCAAATCATGTCTCGTGTTGGCCAACAACCCCTGACGGTCGATGAGGTGGCCAAGCAGTTGCTTGTTTCGCGACGGACGTTGGAGCTGCGTTTTCGCAGCGCCACCGGACGCAGTCCCGCTGAAGCCATGCGGGCATTTCGTTTGGAGCAAGCCAAGCATTGGGTGCTTCAGAGCGGATTTTCACTGACGGAAATCGCCATGCGTCTCGGGTTTCCCAGTTCGGCAGGATTCAGTCAGCAATTCCGCTCGCAATTTGGCGACACACCGTCCGCGTTCCGAAAGCGTTTTCGACGGGAGTGA